Proteins found in one Hevea brasiliensis isolate MT/VB/25A 57/8 chromosome 18, ASM3005281v1, whole genome shotgun sequence genomic segment:
- the LOC110670757 gene encoding 10 kDa chaperonin, mitochondrial — MAKRLIPTLNRVLVEKINPPSKTTAGIILPESSTKLNSGKVISVGPGLRSNEGKTIPPSVKEGDTVLLPEYGGTQVKLGDKEFYLYRDEDFLGTLHDN; from the exons AAGCGCTTGATTCCAACCCTTAATCGCGTTCTGGTGGAGAAGATCAATCCTCCCTCCAAAACCACCGCTGGTATTATCCTTCCCGAGTCATCCACCAAG CTGAATTCGGGGAAGGTGATCTCTGTTGGTCCCGGATTGAGGAGCAATGAAGGGAAAACTATCCCTCCATCTGTGAAGGAAGGTGACACTGTGCTTTTGCCCGAGTATGGGGGTACCCAAGTCAAGCTTGGCGACAAAGA GTTTTATTTATACAGGGATGAGGACTTCTTGGGTACGCTACATGATAATTGA